One Tunturibacter gelidoferens genomic region harbors:
- a CDS encoding ABC transporter permease, which produces MMKFPDSFSNIPGRETLARSQVLQRSWPVVLDLCVAGIGLACFYGVVVIARYWFGHPEPEITISQSPRALPQYAFYSVVRIGLAYLLSLVFAIGYGYIAAYSKRVEPLMIAGLDILQSIPVLSFLPGVMLAMVALFPTRQIGVEMGAIVLIFTGQVWNMAFSFYSSIKSIPRELSEAASIYKFSRLQKLIQLELPYAAIGLVWNSMVSVAGGWFFLMACEMFVLGTRDFRLPGLGSYLQTAAGTGNYSAITWGLLTMIAIIVATDQLVWRPVIAWSDKFKFEQVESGSRVRSPLLHLLQHSRGLRTLRHHTVVPLEEGLYRRLADQRVVGAAAKTAKSEGLVAKNGIVSAVLRGLVIVIAAVAVLYAAWQALTLLRQVQGGEFVGILKGAMATFLRVNVALILAAAWTIPAGVAIGFHPRLARIAQPIAQIAASVPATALFPVLLLALVRVGGGMGIGSIALMLLGTQWYILFNVIAGAMAIPSDLKEVATLFRFTTIQKWKTVILPGIFPFLITGLVTASGGAWNASIIAEYFRLKNQTLQTVGLGAVISAATDSGKFQILLLATIVMALMVVTINRLVWRPLYRLAETRYKLGG; this is translated from the coding sequence ATGATGAAGTTTCCGGATAGCTTCAGCAACATCCCCGGACGGGAGACGCTGGCGCGCTCGCAGGTACTGCAGCGCAGCTGGCCGGTGGTGCTGGACCTCTGCGTCGCCGGCATCGGACTGGCGTGTTTCTATGGAGTCGTCGTGATCGCGCGCTACTGGTTCGGCCATCCTGAGCCGGAGATCACCATCTCGCAGAGCCCGCGCGCGCTGCCGCAGTATGCGTTCTATTCGGTTGTAAGGATCGGGCTCGCCTACCTGCTGAGTCTCGTCTTCGCCATCGGCTACGGCTACATCGCCGCATACAGCAAGCGAGTGGAGCCGTTGATGATTGCGGGACTCGACATTCTGCAGTCGATCCCGGTTCTCAGTTTTCTGCCCGGCGTGATGCTAGCGATGGTTGCGCTCTTTCCCACCCGGCAGATAGGCGTTGAGATGGGCGCGATCGTGCTGATCTTCACCGGCCAGGTCTGGAACATGGCCTTCAGCTTTTACTCCTCTATCAAGAGCATCCCGCGAGAGCTCTCTGAAGCTGCAAGCATCTATAAGTTTTCCCGGCTGCAAAAGCTGATCCAGTTAGAGCTCCCCTATGCGGCGATCGGGCTTGTCTGGAACTCGATGGTGTCGGTCGCGGGCGGATGGTTCTTCCTGATGGCGTGCGAGATGTTCGTCCTGGGAACACGCGATTTCAGGCTACCGGGGCTGGGATCGTATCTCCAGACCGCAGCCGGCACAGGAAACTACTCAGCCATCACGTGGGGTCTGCTGACGATGATTGCCATTATCGTCGCGACCGATCAACTTGTCTGGCGGCCTGTCATCGCTTGGAGTGACAAGTTCAAATTCGAGCAGGTAGAGAGTGGATCGCGGGTTCGCTCACCGCTGCTGCATCTTCTGCAGCACTCTCGCGGACTGCGAACCCTGCGGCATCACACAGTAGTTCCTCTGGAGGAGGGTCTGTATCGACGACTCGCAGACCAACGCGTCGTCGGAGCAGCAGCGAAGACCGCGAAGTCTGAAGGCCTGGTGGCGAAAAACGGCATTGTGTCTGCCGTCTTGCGCGGGCTTGTCATCGTAATCGCGGCGGTTGCGGTTCTCTATGCAGCCTGGCAGGCGTTGACGCTTCTGCGGCAGGTACAAGGGGGCGAGTTTGTTGGGATTCTGAAGGGTGCGATGGCTACCTTCCTCAGAGTGAATGTGGCGCTCATCCTCGCAGCCGCATGGACGATTCCGGCAGGCGTCGCCATTGGATTTCATCCACGACTGGCTCGTATCGCACAGCCGATAGCCCAGATCGCAGCCTCTGTGCCTGCCACCGCGCTGTTCCCTGTTCTACTGCTGGCGCTGGTGCGGGTTGGTGGCGGAATGGGCATCGGCTCCATCGCGCTGATGCTGCTCGGAACACAGTGGTACATCCTGTTCAACGTGATCGCGGGAGCGATGGCGATCCCCTCCGATCTGAAAGAAGTCGCGACGCTCTTCCGCTTCACCACCATTCAGAAGTGGAAGACTGTCATTCTGCCTGGAATCTTTCCCTTTCTGATCACGGGCTTGGTAACGGCGTCGGGTGGCGCATGGAATGCAAGCATCATCGCGGAGTACTTTCGGTTGAAGAACCAGACGCTGCAGACAGTCGGACTTGGAGCGGTGATCAGTGCGGCGACGGACAGCGGAAAATTTCAGATTCTTCTTCTCGCCACCATCGTGATGGCCCTGATGGTAGTAACGATCAACCGACTGGTATGGCGGCCGCTCTACCGCCTCGCCGAGACGCGCTACAAATTAGGCGGCTAG
- a CDS encoding AI-2E family transporter, translating to MDIRNTNTKTHLKTAGGALLNWWRAATLDGLIVGVLWLIGLELIRVPFAPFWAILGGILQIVPTFGGMIALIGPVLAVAFSGHDEWRLGLVLGLYGLIVILEGLVIGPYVLHRTTKVPWWAAFLGPIVLGIIIPFWGVLLAPPLLAVIFAFRKAPPPPPALPRG from the coding sequence ATGGACATCCGAAACACCAATACGAAGACACATCTCAAGACTGCTGGTGGTGCGCTGCTCAACTGGTGGCGTGCCGCTACGCTCGACGGCCTGATTGTCGGTGTTCTGTGGCTCATCGGGCTTGAACTGATCCGCGTTCCGTTCGCTCCATTCTGGGCGATTCTTGGCGGCATCCTCCAGATCGTCCCAACCTTTGGCGGCATGATTGCGTTGATTGGCCCGGTTCTGGCGGTTGCTTTCAGCGGCCATGACGAGTGGCGCCTCGGGCTTGTTCTCGGCCTCTACGGTCTGATTGTCATTCTTGAAGGTCTCGTGATTGGCCCTTACGTTCTGCACCGCACCACCAAGGTCCCGTGGTGGGCCGCGTTCCTCGGCCCGATTGTGCTTGGCATCATCATCCCGTTCTGGGGAGTGTTGCTGGCTCCGCCGCTGCTGGCGGTAATCTTTGCGTTTCGTAAAGCGCCGCCCCCGCCGCCTGCTCTGCCAAGGGGCTAG
- a CDS encoding alpha-amylase domain-containing protein encodes METLARTALEWSTIKMAVMMQAFYWDAPKHDKKEGEWWNFVAEKVEDLGKAGFDALWLPPVSKASDHSSMGYDPYDYFDLGDFDQKGGTKTYYGNRAELEALIAKAHANGICLYADMVLNHNSGADEEEVNPLDGQKRWTKFNPKSGKFPRDWNCFHPSRYEQVMMEGENFAGFPHLCHRNPVVYTAMFEYARFLIEELGFDGFRFDFVKGFGAWIIGLLAKYRYVKDGNEFTPYVVGEMWSGGEDIEHWLDKVNKLTDTQIAAFDFPLRYKLKDVCDKPSYDLRNLTDGGAVVMKRPMHAATFVDNHDMGDNAIINDKMMAYSFIMVHEGYPSIFWYDYYNNGLARPLTPNGIDALVIAHHKYAGGDSEILHADPDLYIMQRVGYKDDKVDQPGLIYVLNNLGDKWSGTSVKTKWANQKFAPIAWDGHDTAHPDERTTDADGSSEFPAPPRGFAIYAPV; translated from the coding sequence ATGGAGACGCTCGCTCGAACGGCACTGGAATGGAGCACGATCAAGATGGCTGTCATGATGCAGGCGTTTTACTGGGATGCACCGAAGCACGACAAAAAAGAGGGCGAGTGGTGGAACTTCGTCGCCGAAAAGGTCGAAGACCTTGGTAAAGCCGGCTTTGATGCGCTCTGGCTTCCTCCGGTTTCGAAGGCGTCCGATCACAGCTCCATGGGCTACGATCCCTACGATTACTTTGACCTAGGCGACTTCGACCAGAAGGGCGGCACCAAAACCTACTACGGCAACCGCGCAGAGTTGGAAGCCCTGATTGCGAAGGCACACGCCAACGGAATCTGCCTCTACGCGGACATGGTGCTCAACCACAACTCCGGCGCTGACGAAGAAGAGGTCAATCCACTCGACGGGCAGAAGCGCTGGACGAAGTTCAATCCCAAGAGCGGCAAGTTTCCGCGCGACTGGAACTGCTTTCATCCCAGCCGCTACGAGCAGGTCATGATGGAAGGCGAGAACTTCGCTGGATTCCCCCACCTCTGCCATCGCAACCCCGTCGTCTACACCGCGATGTTCGAGTACGCCCGCTTCCTCATCGAGGAGCTTGGATTCGACGGCTTTCGCTTCGACTTCGTAAAAGGATTCGGCGCCTGGATCATCGGGCTGCTGGCGAAGTACCGCTATGTAAAAGATGGCAATGAGTTCACACCTTACGTTGTTGGTGAGATGTGGTCGGGCGGCGAAGATATTGAACATTGGCTGGACAAAGTAAACAAGTTGACGGACACGCAGATTGCTGCATTCGACTTTCCGCTTCGCTACAAGCTGAAGGACGTCTGCGACAAGCCAAGCTACGACCTGCGTAACCTGACCGACGGCGGCGCTGTGGTGATGAAACGGCCGATGCACGCCGCTACCTTCGTCGACAATCACGACATGGGCGACAACGCCATCATCAACGACAAGATGATGGCTTACTCGTTCATCATGGTGCATGAGGGGTATCCCAGTATCTTCTGGTACGACTACTACAACAACGGATTGGCGCGTCCACTGACTCCAAATGGAATCGACGCCCTGGTCATTGCGCATCACAAGTACGCCGGTGGCGATTCGGAGATCCTCCACGCCGATCCCGACCTCTACATCATGCAGCGTGTCGGTTACAAAGACGACAAGGTCGATCAGCCGGGACTGATCTACGTGCTGAACAATCTTGGCGACAAGTGGTCTGGCACCTCCGTCAAGACGAAGTGGGCCAACCAGAAGTTCGCTCCGATTGCCTGGGACGGGCACGACACCGCTCACCCGGATGAACGGACCACGGATGCGGACGGCAGCTCTGAGTTCCCTGCTCCTCCGCGCGGCTTTGCCATCTACGCTCCCGTTTAG
- the purQ gene encoding phosphoribosylformylglycinamidine synthase subunit PurQ, producing the protein MKFGVLVFPGSNCDHDTHHVVDAIAHQPVTYLWHASEDLQGCDAILVPGGFAYGDYLRTGAIARFAPVMQSVKKFAQGGGLVMGICNGFQILCEAGLLPGALMRNASQHYICKQTFLRTETNDSPFTHGLSRGHVLQMPIGHMEGNYFCDSETLQTLKKEDRIAFRYATREGVVTAAANPNGSLENIAGVLSEGRNVLGLMPHPDRSSETLLGSADGLLLFQGMAESLASAR; encoded by the coding sequence ATGAAATTTGGCGTTCTGGTCTTTCCCGGGTCCAACTGCGACCATGACACCCACCATGTTGTGGACGCGATTGCACACCAGCCCGTAACCTACCTCTGGCACGCCTCAGAGGACCTCCAGGGTTGCGACGCGATCCTCGTGCCCGGCGGATTCGCCTACGGCGACTACCTCCGAACCGGCGCCATTGCCCGCTTTGCGCCAGTCATGCAGTCAGTCAAGAAGTTCGCCCAGGGCGGCGGACTGGTGATGGGAATCTGCAACGGCTTTCAGATTCTGTGCGAAGCAGGTCTTCTTCCCGGCGCACTGATGCGCAACGCCAGTCAGCACTACATCTGCAAGCAGACGTTTCTTCGAACCGAAACGAACGATTCTCCCTTTACGCATGGACTGTCCCGCGGGCACGTGCTGCAGATGCCGATTGGGCATATGGAAGGCAACTACTTCTGCGATTCGGAGACGCTGCAAACACTGAAGAAGGAAGATCGCATTGCCTTTCGCTACGCAACTCGCGAGGGTGTGGTGACGGCTGCAGCAAATCCCAATGGATCGCTGGAAAATATCGCTGGCGTGCTCAGTGAAGGTCGAAATGTGCTCGGTCTGATGCCCCATCCAGATCGATCGAGCGAGACGCTGCTGGGATCCGCGGATGGTTTGCTGCTGTTTCAAGGAATGGCAGAGTCGTTGGCTTCGGCCCGGTAG
- a CDS encoding tyrosine-protein phosphatase — protein MIDIHHHLLWGMDDGASSLETSVAMAKMAADDGITHIVCSPHSNGQYFYDPPIIDAKIVELQERLDRDSVGVKLGRGCDFHMSYENIQEAKLDPKKFSINGLGYLLVEVPDYGLPRGLTEIFYRLQLTGLTPILTHPERNPTLQNDQDRIAEWLQRGVLVQVTAASVLGRMGKHAERMAHELLENRWVNFLATDAHNTTSRAPKMREAFELVAKKYGPDYAHLLCVSNPLAVFLGKPMPPQLEALNLYDELQEKSWWRKLLGR, from the coding sequence ATGATTGACATTCACCATCACCTTCTGTGGGGCATGGACGATGGTGCTTCGAGCCTTGAAACCTCGGTGGCCATGGCGAAGATGGCTGCGGACGATGGGATCACGCACATCGTGTGCTCCCCTCATTCGAATGGGCAGTACTTCTACGACCCTCCAATCATCGACGCGAAGATTGTCGAGTTGCAGGAACGGTTAGATCGCGACTCGGTCGGGGTGAAGTTGGGCCGGGGATGCGACTTTCACATGTCGTATGAAAATATCCAGGAAGCCAAATTAGACCCGAAGAAGTTCAGCATCAATGGGCTCGGTTATTTGCTGGTGGAGGTTCCGGACTATGGGCTGCCCCGTGGGCTTACGGAGATCTTCTATCGACTGCAGCTTACTGGGCTAACGCCGATTCTGACCCATCCGGAGAGGAATCCCACACTACAGAACGATCAGGATCGAATCGCGGAGTGGCTGCAGCGCGGCGTGCTGGTCCAGGTCACAGCTGCGTCTGTGCTGGGACGCATGGGCAAGCACGCTGAACGAATGGCACATGAGCTGCTCGAGAATCGCTGGGTAAATTTCTTAGCGACCGATGCGCACAATACGACCTCCCGCGCGCCGAAGATGCGGGAGGCGTTCGAGCTGGTGGCGAAGAAGTATGGCCCGGACTATGCGCACCTGCTGTGCGTGTCTAACCCACTGGCCGTGTTTTTGGGAAAGCCTATGCCGCCACAGCTGGAAGCGCTGAATCTCTACGACGAGCTGCAGGAGAAGAGCTGGTGGCGGAAACTTCTGGGGCGGTAG
- a CDS encoding SDR family NAD(P)-dependent oxidoreductase produces MDRPLTGKTVLVTGAAKRIGRSIALALAERGADVAITYLASQAEAEQTVHALAAHDVDALAIRCDLRDPEDIEQTVAAVVNDLSRIDLLVNNAGIFASEALEDISVDQWDAMFTTNTRAPFLMAKAAHPHLRAVKGRILNIGSLGGLHPWATHGHYCTSKAALHMLSKTMAKAWAPEISVNCIAPGMIVQGEVDEAYEHLARKTPMQRNGTAEDVAAAAVFFATAPHFITGQLIAVDGGLGL; encoded by the coding sequence ATGGACAGGCCGCTAACAGGGAAGACTGTGCTTGTAACCGGGGCGGCCAAGCGTATCGGCCGTTCTATCGCCCTGGCCCTCGCCGAGCGCGGAGCTGACGTAGCCATCACCTACCTCGCCTCCCAGGCCGAAGCAGAGCAGACAGTGCACGCACTCGCCGCGCACGACGTCGACGCTTTAGCCATTCGCTGCGACCTCCGCGATCCCGAAGACATCGAGCAGACCGTTGCCGCAGTCGTCAACGATCTGAGCCGCATAGACCTTCTCGTCAATAACGCGGGCATCTTCGCTTCAGAAGCACTCGAAGACATCTCGGTCGACCAATGGGACGCGATGTTCACGACCAACACTCGCGCTCCTTTTCTTATGGCCAAGGCAGCGCACCCGCATCTTCGCGCCGTCAAAGGACGCATCCTCAACATCGGTTCGCTTGGAGGCCTGCATCCCTGGGCCACCCACGGCCACTACTGCACCTCAAAGGCTGCGCTACATATGCTGTCCAAGACCATGGCAAAGGCTTGGGCGCCTGAGATCAGCGTCAACTGCATCGCACCTGGCATGATTGTCCAGGGCGAGGTCGATGAGGCTTACGAACATTTGGCCCGCAAAACACCCATGCAACGCAACGGCACCGCCGAAGATGTAGCCGCAGCAGCGGTCTTCTTCGCCACAGCGCCCCACTTCATAACCGGGCAGCTGATCGCCGTCGACGGCGGCCTCGGACTGTAA
- a CDS encoding co-chaperone GroES yields MATTSFTPLHDRILVRRIEEGESIRGGIIIPDSAKEKPQQGEVISVGKGKSNDEGKVFPLDVKAGDSILFGKYSGTEIKIDGEELLIMREEEVLGILKK; encoded by the coding sequence ATGGCGACAACATCATTTACACCGCTGCATGACCGGATTCTGGTTCGGCGGATAGAAGAGGGCGAAAGCATTCGTGGCGGGATCATCATCCCGGATTCAGCAAAAGAGAAGCCACAGCAGGGCGAAGTAATCTCCGTCGGCAAGGGCAAGTCGAACGACGAAGGCAAGGTATTCCCGCTGGATGTGAAGGCCGGCGACAGCATTCTGTTTGGCAAGTACTCGGGCACCGAGATCAAGATCGACGGCGAAGAGCTTTTGATCATGCGTGAGGAAGAAGTACTCGGAATCCTCAAGAAGTAG
- the groL gene encoding chaperonin GroEL (60 kDa chaperone family; promotes refolding of misfolded polypeptides especially under stressful conditions; forms two stacked rings of heptamers to form a barrel-shaped 14mer; ends can be capped by GroES; misfolded proteins enter the barrel where they are refolded when GroES binds): MAKQILHGEDSRQAILRGVNILADAVKVTLGPKGRNVVIEKKFGSPTITKDGVTVAKEIELSNSLENMGAQMVREVASKTSDVAGDGTTTATVLAQAIYREGVKTVAAGANPMALKRGIDKAVEAIIGKRDENGVSVGGALSTFSKPVSGDMIAQVGTISANSDSQIGTIIAEAMKKVGKDGVITVEESRTMETQLDVVEGMQFDRGYLSPYFVTDAERMEVALENPYILIYEKKISSMKDLLPLLEQIARTAKPLVIIAEDVDGEALATLVVNKLRGTLNVAAVKAPGFGDRRKAMLQDIAILTGGKAITEDLGIKLEGVKIEDLGTAKRVTIDKDNTTIVDGGGKDGDVEGRVKEIRAQIDKTTSDYDREKLQERLAKLVGGVAVIKVGAATETEMKEKKARVEDAMHATRAAVEEGIVPGGGVAFVRCTSAVEAVIKSLEGDEKIGATIIRRAIEEPLRMIVSNAGEEGAVVIGKIHESKEANYGYNAATGAYEDLVKAGVIDPTKVTRTALQNAASIAGLMLTTEAMIADIPEKKEAAGGGHQHGGGGMDGMY, encoded by the coding sequence ATGGCAAAACAGATTCTGCATGGAGAAGATTCACGTCAGGCTATCCTGCGTGGCGTCAATATTTTGGCCGACGCAGTGAAGGTAACGCTTGGACCGAAAGGTCGCAATGTCGTTATCGAGAAGAAGTTTGGCTCGCCGACGATCACCAAGGACGGCGTGACCGTTGCCAAGGAGATTGAGCTTTCGAATTCGCTCGAGAACATGGGCGCGCAGATGGTTCGCGAAGTGGCTTCGAAGACCTCAGATGTCGCCGGCGACGGTACCACCACTGCTACCGTTCTGGCCCAGGCGATCTATCGCGAGGGTGTGAAGACGGTTGCTGCCGGTGCAAATCCAATGGCTCTGAAGCGCGGTATCGATAAGGCGGTTGAGGCCATCATCGGCAAGCGCGATGAGAACGGTGTTTCCGTAGGCGGTGCTTTGTCGACGTTCTCTAAGCCGGTTTCGGGCGATATGATTGCCCAGGTTGGAACGATCTCGGCCAACTCGGATTCGCAAATCGGCACAATCATCGCGGAAGCGATGAAGAAGGTTGGCAAGGACGGCGTTATTACGGTTGAAGAGTCTCGCACGATGGAGACGCAGCTGGATGTCGTTGAGGGCATGCAGTTCGATCGCGGTTATCTTTCGCCTTACTTCGTGACCGATGCGGAGCGGATGGAAGTTGCCCTTGAGAATCCTTACATCCTTATTTACGAGAAGAAGATCTCGTCGATGAAGGACCTGCTTCCCTTGCTCGAGCAGATTGCCCGTACCGCAAAGCCCCTAGTCATCATTGCTGAGGATGTGGACGGTGAGGCGCTCGCGACTCTCGTGGTGAACAAGCTGCGTGGGACGCTAAATGTCGCTGCCGTGAAGGCTCCTGGCTTCGGCGATCGTCGCAAGGCGATGCTGCAGGATATCGCGATTCTGACCGGCGGTAAGGCGATCACGGAAGACCTCGGCATCAAGCTTGAGGGTGTGAAGATCGAGGACCTTGGCACTGCGAAGCGCGTGACGATCGACAAGGACAACACCACCATCGTCGATGGCGGCGGTAAGGACGGCGATGTCGAAGGACGCGTGAAGGAGATTCGCGCACAGATCGACAAGACCACCTCCGACTACGACCGTGAGAAGCTGCAGGAGCGTTTGGCCAAGCTGGTTGGCGGCGTTGCAGTGATCAAGGTTGGCGCGGCGACAGAGACCGAGATGAAGGAAAAGAAGGCTCGTGTTGAGGATGCGATGCATGCGACGCGTGCGGCTGTTGAGGAAGGGATTGTCCCGGGCGGCGGTGTGGCGTTTGTTCGCTGCACCTCTGCGGTTGAGGCAGTGATCAAGAGCCTCGAAGGCGATGAGAAGATCGGCGCCACGATCATTCGTCGCGCGATTGAAGAGCCTTTGCGCATGATCGTCTCGAACGCTGGCGAAGAGGGTGCGGTTGTGATCGGCAAGATCCACGAATCGAAGGAGGCCAACTACGGCTACAACGCCGCGACAGGCGCCTACGAGGACCTGGTGAAGGCTGGCGTTATCGATCCTACGAAGGTGACGCGTACTGCTCTGCAGAATGCGGCTTCGATCGCTGGGTTGATGCTGACCACCGAGGCGATGATCGCTGATATCCCGGAGAAGAAGGAAGCTGCGGGCGGCGGACATCAGCATGGCGGCGGCGGTATGGACGGCATGTACTAA
- a CDS encoding class I SAM-dependent methyltransferase — MSTKTPVRALLRRRLPPDVYVGLRNVKRSPVRAFQWAMDRCGFVVARKSDYYSPLPSRRRLQTTRGRWDRPSALLGVEYDLAGMKGTLAELLALYQEEFLELTPYEEVLQRGFGHGYPRVDAMVLYAMLRWKRPKRYVEVGSGLSTYYASLAAERNAREGSPMRITCVEPNPFEALWEIPEIRVLQQEVQDVGVELFTSLGRNDVLFIDSSHIVRLDGDVPFLFLEVLPEMAPGAVIHVHDIPFPYHGPHPAEYWIYESVWPMWWNESMLLHALLCGSSQFAVTLSAPLIRHHDEAFLRRVVSDYRGVDTEPNTFSSIWIERV, encoded by the coding sequence ATGTCGACGAAGACGCCAGTTAGAGCGCTGCTGCGAAGGAGATTGCCCCCTGACGTGTATGTGGGCCTTCGCAACGTGAAGAGGTCTCCGGTTCGCGCGTTTCAGTGGGCGATGGATCGGTGCGGTTTTGTCGTGGCGAGAAAGAGCGACTACTATTCACCGCTGCCTTCCCGGCGGAGATTGCAGACGACGCGGGGACGATGGGACAGGCCGAGTGCCCTGCTGGGTGTTGAGTACGATCTGGCGGGGATGAAGGGTACGCTGGCCGAGCTGCTTGCTCTGTATCAGGAGGAGTTTCTTGAGCTGACACCCTATGAGGAGGTGTTGCAGCGCGGATTTGGTCACGGCTATCCACGAGTGGATGCGATGGTTTTGTATGCGATGTTGCGTTGGAAGAGACCTAAGCGGTATGTCGAGGTTGGGTCTGGGTTGTCGACCTACTACGCAAGTCTCGCGGCAGAGCGAAATGCGCGGGAGGGCAGTCCGATGAGGATCACGTGTGTTGAACCTAATCCGTTCGAGGCTTTGTGGGAGATACCTGAGATCCGAGTGCTGCAACAGGAGGTACAGGATGTGGGAGTTGAGCTGTTCACGTCGCTGGGCAGGAATGACGTGCTGTTTATCGACTCAAGCCACATCGTACGTCTGGATGGAGATGTGCCGTTCTTGTTTCTGGAGGTGCTGCCTGAGATGGCTCCTGGAGCCGTGATTCACGTTCACGACATTCCTTTTCCTTACCACGGACCACATCCGGCGGAGTATTGGATCTATGAGAGTGTGTGGCCGATGTGGTGGAACGAGTCGATGCTGCTGCATGCGCTTCTGTGTGGAAGCAGTCAGTTTGCGGTGACGTTGTCGGCTCCGCTGATTCGTCATCATGACGAGGCGTTTCTGCGCAGGGTGGTGTCGGACTATCGCGGGGTGGACACGGAGCCGAATACGTTTTCGTCGATATGGATTGAGCGGGTTTGA